The following is a genomic window from Balneola sp..
TAGGTGCAAGAAATTAGTAGGGCATTACTATGAATGAAGAAATAATTCAAAATTTAAATGAACGCCTTGATCTCGCTATCGAGAAAGGAAGAGATATTCTTTCTGATGAGGAGCTTCAGCTTCGATTGAAAGAACTGAAAGACCAGGCTGAAGAAACAATTCGTGAACGACCGCTTCTAAGTGTTGCAGTGGTTGCGGCGGTAGGATTTATCATTGGGCGCTTGTTACGCTCAGACGATTAACATGGATCAACTAAATACAAGGTTAAAGCAAATTACCGGGGAACTTAAAGAGTATATAGAAACCCGGATTAACCTACTTGTTCTCAATGTAGGAGAACAAGTTACGGGCTGGGTTGGAATTTCTACTCAGAAAATTATTGGATTTACGGTGCTTGGTTGCGGATTATTTTTCGCCGCTATTGCATTGGCTTTTTACCTTGGAGATTTGCTCGAAGACGACGCGCTTGGCTTTTTGGTGGTATCACTTCCTTTATTGCTTATCGGAGTAATTTTTGCGTTTTCAAAACCTTTTGGTATTGCAAAGTCGATTCAGAGGCAATTGATGTCAGGAGTAATTAAGTCGATTGAAGAAGATGAAGAACAAGAAGCACTCCAATTAAGTGAAGGTCAAAGGAAGAAGGAGTTGAAGCAATGAGTAAGTCAAAAGATCCCATTGCGCAAAAAAAGAAAGAACTGAAAGCCAACCTGGTAAGAATACAGAATGATTTAGACCAATCACTTACAAATGTTCGCGATGAGGTTGCCGAAAGTTTTACTCCTAAGGAAATTGTTAAGAAGTATCCGCTCCCTGTAATTGGAGTATCCTTAGTAATAGGTTTCTTACTTGGTTCAGGAGGGGGGAGCCGAAAATCTGGTAAATCGTCTAAGGAAGGAATTGCTCAATCGGTTGGGAATTCTATCAAAAAGAAACTTACTCAAAAAGCGGTAGATGCTGCATTAGACTATGTTGACGAAAAATTTTTAAACCGAAAGGAAGATTAAATTCGTCTTAGAAGCGATTAAATAAGTAAAAGGTTATAAAACCTAATCACAGTAGAAAATTCTGTAACTATTTTTAGTGTCTAACGTGCAAGCACACCGCAATTAAACCAAGATATAAATAGATATGAAACGAATTCTTTCGCTAGCACTTCTAATAACAACAATCACTACGGCAACAACATTAGGGCAATCGGTACAAAAAATAACACTTCAGGATGCAATACAGATTTCTTTGGAGAATAATTATCTCTTAAAGCAAGCTGAAAATAATTTAGCATTAGCTGACGAGAGCATCAGAAGTGAATACGCAGATTTCTTACCATCATTAAATTCCTCTGCAAGTTATTCAAGACAAACGGGGCGGCAATTTGTTCAAGAAACATTAACATTTGATGATGTTACTTCCCAAAGTATAAATGGAAGTGTTTCGACAAACCTTACCATTTTTAATGGTTTCGAGAACATTATCTCTCTTAGACAAAGCCAAATAGCACAAACATCGGCAGAAGATAGGCTCCAAAGAGAAAAAGAAACCGTGATTTTTAATACAGCAACAAGATTTTTGCAGGTTTTATTAGATACGCAGCTCTTAGAAAACGCTCAGGAAAATCTCTCCTATTCTGAACGTCAGCTGGAACAAATTCAAGCCCAGGTAGAAGTAGGTTCTCGACCACAAGTGGACTTATTCAATCAGGAAGCAACCGTGGCTAATAATGAATTAACAGTTACTCAAAACGAAAATACGTTAGTGCTTAGCCGACTAAATTTAATCCGACAGTTACAGATTGATCCTTTAGGTGATTATGAGTTTGTAGTTCCAGAAATCGGAGATGAGCAAGCGTCGAGTGCAAATCCTTCTGCCTATTCTTTAGAAGAACTGATTGATGAAGCTTTGGCAACACGAGCTGATTATCGTACAGCTGAGGCAAATATTAAAAACTTTGAACTACAGTTGCAGTTATCAAAGACAAGGTTAATCCCTACCGTTGGAGCTAACGCTAGTATTTCTTCAGGGTATTCCGATCAGTATTCTTTGTTTGGAGAAAGTGTAAGTTTTAATGATCAATTTTTTGACCAACGAATAAATCGTACATATGGATTATCCTTAAGCATTCCAATATTTCAAAATTGGGATAGGATGTATAATATCGAATCTTCAAAAGTTAATTTAAAAAACGCTGAACTTGGTTTAGATGATACCAGACTTGGTATTATACAGGAAGTTACTCAAGCTTTTACAACCTATTCGGCATACGTGAAAGCATATGAAGCAAGTACCAAGGCTCGTGTTGCATCGGAGAAAGCATTTGAAACAGAACAAGAGCGTTATAATGTTGGTGCTAGTACTCTAGTTGAACTTACTCAGGCACAAGCCAATTTTGTTCAAGCTCAATCAAATTATACAAGAGATTTATACAATCTTGTATTTCAGGAAAAGCTTCTGGATTTCTATTTAGGCAAGCTTAGTGGCGAAACAGTAGAATTTTAACATTAGTTATTGAGGGGTAAATCATGGCTAAAAAGAAAAAATCTTCAAAGAGAACACTTTTTTGGATTCTCGGAATTGTATTTGTTCTCTTTCTAGGAGGCTTCGGGTTAAAACAAGCAGGAGTGCTAGGTAGTGAAGCAAAAGGCACTTCGGTTGAAACAGCACAAGCTAAGCTCAAAACCATCACTCAGGTAGTATCCGCATCTGGTAAAATTCAACCAGAAGTAGAAGTGATTATCCGCCCCGATGTTTCTGGTGAGATTATAGAGCTATCGGTAAAAGAAGGAGACTTTGTTAGAAGAGGTGATCTTTTACTTCGTATTAAACCGGATATCTATCAGGCGAGAATTGATAATTTAAACGCTGCTCTTTTAACTCAGAAGGCGCGCCTTGAGCAAACAAAAGCTACACTAATTCAAGCTGAAGCTGCTCACGAACGTGATAAAGAGTTATTTGATAGAAGTGTAATCTCAGAGATGGACTACATTCAAACTAAATCCAACTGGGATTCTCAGAAAGCTAATCTAAAAGCTGCTGAGTACCAGGTAGAAAGTGCTGAAGCTCAATTACGTCAGGCTCAGGAAGAGCTTGAACAAACAGTTATTCGCGCTCCTCAAGATGGAACTGTTACAGGTTTAGCCGTTGAGAAAGGAGAACGTGTACTGGGGAATTCTCAAATGGCAGGTACCGAAATGATGCGCGTTTCTCTGTTAGACCGTATGGAAGTACTTGTCGAAGTAAATGAAAATGATATCGTCAATGTATCTGTAGCTGATACCGCCCGAATTGAAGTCGACGCATATCCTGAGCGTCAGTTCAATGGTGTAGTAACCGAAATTGCTAATTCAGCAAGGGTCACTGGTGCAGGATCTAACGAACAGGTAACCAACTACCAGGTAAAAGTTAGGATTGTTACTCCGCATAACTTAGAAAGTACAGGTGGCCAGTTAGTAAGAACCGATTATCCTGAAAATCCTGAGGAAGGTTTCGTACCAAACTTTAAGCCGGGTATGTCTGCTACAGTAGATGTTGAAACCGAAATGGCTATTAATGTAGTTTCTATTCCAATTCAGGCGGTAACCATTCGAGATTTTGCTAAAGATGAACCAGGGGAAACAGAAGGTACAGAAGAAGGGGAGGTTTCAGAAGATGAGGCACAAGTTGAAATGGCCTCAGCAACCACTAATACTAATGATGATTTAATCATTCAAAAGGAAGATTTCAGAAAGGTAGTATTCAAAGTTTCTAATGGTGAGGTAACACGTATCCCTGTTGAGACAGGAATTAGTGACAATACCCATATTCAAATTACTACGGGAGTAGAAGCTGGTGATGAGATTGTTATCGGGAGCTACAGAACTCTTTCAAGAAATCTCAAGAACGGGGACAAAGTAGAAGTATCTAACAGTACTTCAGCACCAAGTAACTAAAATTTAGGGCAATTAATAATGAGCGAAAAAGAAGCTGTCATCCAAATTACTGACCTGACACGTACCTACAAAATGGGGGAAACCCTTGTTAGGGCATTAGCAGGTGTCTCATTCAATGTTAAAGAGAACGAATACATTGCGATCATGGGGCCCTCTGGTTCAGGTAAATCAACCTTGATGAATATGATTGGTTGCCTGGATACTCCATCATCAGGTGAGTACATATTGAATGGAAATCAGGTGAGCCAAATGGATGATGCTGAACTAGCCGAAGTCCGTAATCGTGAAATTGGTTTCGTATTCCAGACATTCAATCTTCTTCCGCGAACAAGTTGCCTGGCTAATGTGGAATTACCGCTCATTTATGCAGGAATGAAATCATCGGAAAGAAAAGAAAAAGCTGCAGAAGTACTTGAGAAAGTTGGGCTCGGTGATCGTATGGATCATAAACCCAATGAGCTTTCCGGTGGACAGCGACAGCGTGTGGCTATTGCAAGAGCACTTGTCAATAACCCATCGATTCTTCTTGCTGATGAGCCGACTGGAAATCTGGATTCTAAAACTGGTGATGAAATTATGCTGTTGTTCGAGGAGCTTTATCGTCAGGGTAATACTATTATTCTGGTAACTCACGAAAACGATATTGCCAAATACTCACGAAGAATAGTTCGGCTTCGGGATGGTTTGATTGAAACAGATAAGGTGGTTGAGAATCCCACACTGGCTAATCAGGAATTAGTTTAATTCAATAAAAAAGGCGCTTATAAGCGCCTTTTTTATTTCATCTATCTTCCAAATCCAATCCCAACACCTGCATTAAAGGTGGTATACTCTGATAAAGTAACTTCACCATAAATCCTAAGGATGGCGATTTTAAATTGAAAACCTGCCAAGGCATGGGCATTTGCATCTGAATCCAGAGATGCAGAAACAGGATCTGTATAATCAATCGATCCATTATTGTCTACGTCGTATTCCCCAAGCATATCAATATCAATACTTCCTCCCTGGATACCGAATCCTGCATAAAGTGATATAAGGGGTAGGCTTTTCCCAACCAGGGCATTTACAACATAGGAACTTGTTGTTGTTTCAACAATTTGATCCAGTTCTTTTGAAATATATCCGTTCAAATCTATTTGTGAATATCCGGCCATTATGGAGATATCTAATGGAAATAAACCGGGTAAGTACTGAGAGATACCATGCTTAATTCCGACTCCGAATACAGACATGTCTCCATAATCAGGGATTTCGGTTTCAGGAATAAATCGTATGGTTATATCAGTATTAGCTACCAGACCAACATTCGCCTGAATCATTGCTGCCGGAACATAACTGAAGCCCGAACCTTGAGGAACCTGAATTGGATCATAGGTGCCTGTAATATCAGTAATAGTCTGGCCCGGAGTATCTGTCCCTGCGATGGTACTAGACTCTCCAGGCGAGACAGTAACATTCTGAAGTCCTATAGTATTGGCATCAAACATTTGAGCTGAACT
Proteins encoded in this region:
- a CDS encoding TolC family protein, yielding MKRILSLALLITTITTATTLGQSVQKITLQDAIQISLENNYLLKQAENNLALADESIRSEYADFLPSLNSSASYSRQTGRQFVQETLTFDDVTSQSINGSVSTNLTIFNGFENIISLRQSQIAQTSAEDRLQREKETVIFNTATRFLQVLLDTQLLENAQENLSYSERQLEQIQAQVEVGSRPQVDLFNQEATVANNELTVTQNENTLVLSRLNLIRQLQIDPLGDYEFVVPEIGDEQASSANPSAYSLEELIDEALATRADYRTAEANIKNFELQLQLSKTRLIPTVGANASISSGYSDQYSLFGESVSFNDQFFDQRINRTYGLSLSIPIFQNWDRMYNIESSKVNLKNAELGLDDTRLGIIQEVTQAFTTYSAYVKAYEASTKARVASEKAFETEQERYNVGASTLVELTQAQANFVQAQSNYTRDLYNLVFQEKLLDFYLGKLSGETVEF
- a CDS encoding efflux RND transporter periplasmic adaptor subunit, with product MAKKKKSSKRTLFWILGIVFVLFLGGFGLKQAGVLGSEAKGTSVETAQAKLKTITQVVSASGKIQPEVEVIIRPDVSGEIIELSVKEGDFVRRGDLLLRIKPDIYQARIDNLNAALLTQKARLEQTKATLIQAEAAHERDKELFDRSVISEMDYIQTKSNWDSQKANLKAAEYQVESAEAQLRQAQEELEQTVIRAPQDGTVTGLAVEKGERVLGNSQMAGTEMMRVSLLDRMEVLVEVNENDIVNVSVADTARIEVDAYPERQFNGVVTEIANSARVTGAGSNEQVTNYQVKVRIVTPHNLESTGGQLVRTDYPENPEEGFVPNFKPGMSATVDVETEMAINVVSIPIQAVTIRDFAKDEPGETEGTEEGEVSEDEAQVEMASATTNTNDDLIIQKEDFRKVVFKVSNGEVTRIPVETGISDNTHIQITTGVEAGDEIVIGSYRTLSRNLKNGDKVEVSNSTSAPSN
- a CDS encoding ABC transporter ATP-binding protein, which produces MMSEKEAVIQITDLTRTYKMGETLVRALAGVSFNVKENEYIAIMGPSGSGKSTLMNMIGCLDTPSSGEYILNGNQVSQMDDAELAEVRNREIGFVFQTFNLLPRTSCLANVELPLIYAGMKSSERKEKAAEVLEKVGLGDRMDHKPNELSGGQRQRVAIARALVNNPSILLADEPTGNLDSKTGDEIMLLFEELYRQGNTIILVTHENDIAKYSRRIVRLRDGLIETDKVVENPTLANQELV